The following proteins come from a genomic window of Streptomyces sp. Sge12:
- the recF gene encoding DNA replication/repair protein RecF (All proteins in this family for which functions are known are DNA-binding proteins that assist the filamentation of RecA onto DNA for the initiation of recombination or recombinational repair.): MHVSHLSLADFRSYARAEVPLDPGVTAFVGPNGQGKTNLVEAIGYLATLGSHRVSSDAPLVRMGADRAVIRAAVTQGERQQLVELELNPGRANRARINRSSQVRPRDVLGIIRTVLFAPEDLALVKGDPGERRRFLDELVTARSPRMAAVRSDYERVLKQRNTLLKSAAMARRHGGRSLDLSTLDVWDQHLARVGAELLAQRLDLIATLLPLADKAYEQLAPGGGPLGLAYRSSAGEPVDSGTARTREALYEVLLAALADVRKQEIERGVTLVGPHRDDLLLRLGDMPAKGYASHGESWSYALALRLASYELLRSEGSEPVLILDDVFAELDARRRERLAELVAPGEQVLVTAAVDDDVPGVLVGTRFGVSGGEVTRL, translated from the coding sequence ATGCACGTTTCGCATCTCTCTTTGGCCGACTTCCGCTCGTACGCCCGGGCCGAGGTTCCCCTCGACCCGGGCGTCACCGCTTTCGTGGGCCCCAACGGCCAGGGCAAGACCAACCTCGTCGAGGCGATCGGCTACCTCGCGACCCTCGGCAGCCACCGGGTCTCCTCGGACGCCCCCCTCGTACGGATGGGCGCGGACCGCGCGGTGATCCGTGCGGCCGTCACCCAGGGCGAGCGGCAGCAGCTGGTGGAGCTGGAGCTCAATCCGGGCCGGGCGAACCGGGCCCGCATCAACCGGTCCTCGCAGGTCAGGCCCCGGGACGTGCTGGGGATCATACGGACGGTGCTGTTCGCGCCGGAGGACCTGGCCCTGGTCAAGGGCGACCCGGGCGAGCGGCGGCGGTTCCTGGACGAGCTGGTCACGGCGCGCTCGCCGCGGATGGCCGCGGTCCGCTCCGACTACGAACGGGTGCTCAAGCAGCGCAACACCTTGCTGAAGTCCGCGGCGATGGCCCGCCGGCACGGCGGGCGCTCCCTGGACCTCTCCACCCTCGACGTGTGGGACCAGCACCTCGCGCGGGTGGGCGCCGAGCTGCTGGCGCAGCGGCTCGATCTGATCGCCACGCTGCTGCCGCTCGCGGACAAGGCGTACGAACAGCTGGCGCCCGGCGGCGGCCCGCTGGGGCTGGCGTACCGGTCCTCGGCCGGGGAGCCGGTCGACAGCGGCACGGCGCGCACCCGCGAGGCCCTCTACGAGGTGCTGCTGGCGGCGCTGGCCGACGTGCGCAAGCAGGAGATCGAGCGCGGTGTGACCCTGGTGGGCCCGCACCGCGACGACCTGCTGCTGCGGCTCGGCGACATGCCCGCCAAGGGGTACGCGAGCCACGGGGAGTCCTGGTCGTACGCGCTGGCCCTGCGGCTGGCCTCGTACGAGCTGCTGCGCTCGGAGGGCAGCGAGCCGGTGCTGATCCTGGACGACGTGTTCGCGGAGCTGGACGCGCGGCGCCGGGAGCGGCTGGCGGAGCTGGTGGCCCCCGGCGAGCAGGTACTGGTGACGGCGGCGGTCGACGACGACGTCCCGGGGGTGCTGGTGGGTACGCGGTTCGGGGTGTCCGGCGGTGAGGTGACCCGGCTGTGA
- a CDS encoding DUF721 domain-containing protein — MNDPGKDPQEGRRTPEASGVDLARQALAAAREQARARGNAAGGKRRQQPGLRSGARADGRDPMPLMAALDRLRTERGWEMPMAVAGVMERWSEIVGPEIAAHCEPQRYEDRELVVRCDSSAWAAQLKLLAPQLVARLNADLGQGTVRMIKVHGPGGRPKGYGPWRAPGSKGPGDTYG; from the coding sequence GTGAACGATCCCGGCAAGGACCCGCAGGAGGGTCGCAGGACCCCGGAGGCATCCGGGGTGGACCTCGCGCGCCAGGCCCTGGCGGCGGCGCGCGAGCAGGCGCGGGCCCGGGGCAACGCGGCCGGCGGGAAGCGGCGCCAGCAGCCGGGGCTGCGCTCGGGGGCCCGGGCGGACGGCCGGGACCCGATGCCGTTGATGGCGGCGCTGGACCGGCTGCGCACCGAACGCGGCTGGGAGATGCCGATGGCGGTGGCGGGCGTGATGGAGCGCTGGTCGGAGATCGTCGGCCCGGAGATCGCGGCGCACTGTGAACCGCAGCGCTACGAGGACCGTGAACTTGTCGTGCGGTGCGATTCCTCGGCGTGGGCGGCGCAGCTGAAGCTGCTGGCTCCGCAGCTGGTCGCGCGGCTGAACGCGGATCTGGGGCAGGGCACCGTGCGGATGATCAAGGTGCACGGCCCCGGTGGACGGCCGAAGGGGTACGGGCCCTGGCGGGCGCCGGGCAGCAAGGGGCCCGGGGACACCTACGGGTGA